One Brassica napus cultivar Da-Ae chromosome A1, Da-Ae, whole genome shotgun sequence genomic region harbors:
- the LOC106348086 gene encoding uncharacterized protein LOC106348086 has protein sequence MKDDYEVDEKKQAAADVLFSYSKFAMACIGNQTRPTDMRLHLMKEISGLPTSLKRREPSRAATSPDPLGESSSSGTARLDKVDSFRAL, from the exons ATGAAAGATGATTACGAG GTTGATGAGAAGAAACAAGCAGCAGCTGATGTATTGTTTAGTTACTCCAAGTTTGCTATGGCCTGCATCGGTAACCAGACTCGTCCTACCGACATGAGGCTGCATCTCATGAAGGAGATCTCGGGATTGCCAACTTCTCTGAAAAGAAGAGAACCTTCTAGAGCTGCAACTTCTCCTGATCCACTTGGTGAATCCTCCAGCTCCGGTACCGCCAGGCTTGATAAAGTTGATAGTTTCAGAGCTCTTTGA
- the LOC106347902 gene encoding rac-like GTP-binding protein ARAC6, translating into MSASRFIKCVTVGDGAVGKTCLLISYTSNTFPTDYVPTVFDNFSANVVVNGATVNLGLWDTAGQEDYNRLRPLSYRGADVFILAFSLISKASYENVSKKWIPELQHYAPGVPIVLVGTKLDLRDDKQFFVDHPGAVPITTAQGEELKKLIEAPAYIECSSKSQENVKGVFDAAIRVVLQPPKQKKKKNKAQKACSIL; encoded by the exons ATGAGCGCGTCAAGGTTCATAAAGTGCGTCACGGTTGGTGATGGAGCTGTCGGTAAAACATGTCTGCTCATTTCTTACACCAGCAACACCTTTCCCACG GACTATGTCCCAACTGTTTTCGATAACTTTAGTGCCAATGTGGTTGTTAACGGAGCCACGGTCAATCTTGGTTTGTGGGATACTGCAG GGCAGGAGGACTATAACAGATTAAGACCTTTGAGTTACCGTGGCGCTGATGTTTTCATTCTAGCCTTCTCTCTCATTAGTAAGGCTAGTTATGAGAATGTCTCCAAGAAGTGGATCCCAGAGCTGCAGCACTATGCTCCTGGTGTCCCCATCGTCCTTGTTGGAACCAAACTTG ATCTTCGGGATGACAAACAGTTTTTTGTCGACCATCCTGGTGCCGTCCCTATTACCACTGCTCAG GGAGAGGAGCTCAAGAAGCTAATTGAAGCGCCTGCTTACATCGAGTGCAGTTCAAAATCACAAGAG AACGTGAAGGGAGTCTTTGATGCAGCTATCAGAGTGGTCCTTCAACCTCCAAagcagaagaaaaagaagaacaaagctCAAAAGGCTTGCTccattttgtaa
- the LOC106347996 gene encoding L-ascorbate peroxidase 5, peroxisomal, with the protein MAVVNVDAEYLKEIEKTRRDLRALISSRNCAPIMLRLAWHDAGTYDANKKSGGPNGSIRFKDELNRPHNKGLEKAVAFCEEVKAKHPRVSYADLYQLAGVVAVEVTGGPAIHFTPGRKDAESADEGDLPDPNQGASHLRTLFSRMGLTDKDIVALSGGHTLGRAHKERSDFEGPWTRDPLKFDNSYFIELLNGETPELLQLKTDKALLGDPKFEPYVKLYAKDEDVFFRDYAISHKKLSELGCNLPRRTLPTVTQQAVGIAVAAAAVVFTICYEVRRLGK; encoded by the exons ATGGCAGTGGTGAATGTGGATGCAGAGTACCTCAAAGAGATTGAGAAGACTCGTAGGGACCTTCGAGCTCTCATCTCTTCCCGAAACTGTGCTCCCATTATGCTCCGTCTTGC ATGGCATGACGCGGGAACATATGATGCCAATAAGAAAAGTGGAGGTCCCAATGGATCTATCAGGTTCAAGGACGAGCTTAACCGTCCCCATAACAAAGGTCTCGAGAAAGCAGTCGCCTTCTGCG AGGAAGTAAAAGCTAAGCATCCACGTGTCTCTTACGCAGACCTTTACCAA CTCGCAGGAGTTGTTGCAGTTGAAGTTACAGGTGGCCCTGCAATCCATTTTACTCCAGGCCGTAAG GATGCTGAGTCAGCAGATGAAGGAGATCTTCCTGATCCGAATCAAGGTGCCTCGCATCtaagaactctcttctctcgtATGGGTCTAACGGATAAAGACATTGTAGCTCTCTCTGGCGGCCACACTCTG GGGCGTGCGCATAAGGAGAGATCAGATTTCGAAGGTCCTTGGACGCGAGATCCTCTCAAGTTCGACAACTCTTATTTTAT AGAGCTTCTAAATGGGGAAACTCCAGAACTGCTGCAACTTAAAACCGACAAGGCTCTACTTGGTGACCCCAAGTTCGAACCTTATGTGAAGCTGTATGCAAAG GACGAGGATGTGTTCTTCAGAGATTACGCAATCTCACACAAGAAACTCTCAGAGCTAGGATGCAATCTACCAAGAAGAACTCTTCCAACAGTGACACAGCAAGCAGTTGGAATCGCTGTTGCTGCAGCTGCTGTCGTCTTTACCATATGCTATGAAGTAAGGAGACTAGGCAAATGA
- the LOC106354231 gene encoding vicilin-like seed storage protein At2g18540, translated as MSRCFPFPPPGYVLNGSEALIESIKRAEEKAKKELRKKEKKREKKDKKRERGEGESEKHSRKRRRKEEGDKDGKNNKKVPKLKESENGCLEKSVVTVERELLQSTSQNSCDSTLNSNELPKQQKEKKQPHNNNNDSESIIRIRLPIRRQNGDPEVMMMTTTNKDQQKKPCPSLEIKLDTVMAVSREQPQQHPCSTSKAHEEKIKDQIVRTKVGKERKLSSTTSSGLCRLCPPSMAVQFLNVIENWVPNRVELTNSEDDECWWFVKKPSCHKFDATERCKQLNRNNEMKQAISSSMAWPCARLLPEADVHALPYTVPF; from the exons ATGTCTCGGTGTTTCCCGTTCCCGCCACCTGGCTATGTACTGAACGGAAGCGAGGCTCTGATCGAATCGATCAAG AGGGCTGAGGAGAAAGCTAAGAAAGAACTAAGAAAGAaggagaaaaaaagagaaaagaaggaTAAAAAGAGGGAAAGAGGGGAAGGTGAAAGCGAGAAACACTCTCGTAAGAGAAGGCGCAAAGAAGAAGGTGATAAAGATGGCAAGAACAACAAGAAAGTTCCCAAACTAAAAGAAAGTGAGAATGGCTGTTTGGAGAAGAGCGTTGTTACTGTAGAACGTGAGTTGCTTCAGTCCACGTCTCAGAACTCTTGTGATAGCACTCTTAACAGCAATGAGCTACCTAAACaacagaaggagaagaagcagCCGCATAACAACAACAACGACTCTG AAAGCATCATCCGGATTCGCTTGCCTATCCGAAGGCAGAATGGTGATCCTgaggtgatgatgatgacgacgacCAACAAGGATCAACAAAAAAAGCCTTGTCCCTCCCTGGAGATAAAGTTAGATACCGTGATGGCTGTTTCTAGAGAGCAGCCGCAGCAACATCCTTGTTCCACTTCAAAGGCACAtgaagagaaaataaaagacCAAATTGTCAGAACGAAAGTAGGCAAAGAGAGGAAATTGTCATCCACTACTTCAAGCGGCTTATGCAGGTTGTGCCCTCCATCAATGGCGGTGCAATTCTTGAATGTAATTGAGAACTGGGTCCCTAACAGAGTAGAGCTAACTAACTCTGAGGATGATGAATGTTGGTGGTTCGTGAAGAAGCCAAGTTGCCACAAGTTTGACGCAACAGAAAGATGCAAACAACTTAACAGAAATAATGAGATGAAGCAAGCCATAAGCAGTTCAATGGCGTGGCCATGTGCTCGCCTTTTACCAGAAGCTGATGTCCACGCCTTACCTTACACCGTCCCTTTCTGA
- the LOC106348177 gene encoding calmodulin-lysine N-methyltransferase, with protein MDPTSSSSSSLRWRILRKALINRSDSQSQAEIKRVSRKATQGFNLIPCQLVASALEDSREACVCYTIPIPPSPKLYLTQRVDNCSDLNDFEISNRHNIDNTGLVCQWPSEEVLAYFCMSQPDRFRGKRVIELGSGYGLAGLVIAATTEASEVVISDGNPQVVNYIKRNIESNSMAFSNNRSVKAMEFHWNQHQLSELTNTFDIIVASDCTFFKEFHKDLASIIKVLLKANEPSEALFFSPKRGDSLDKFLKEIEDIGLHYVLTEKYDDQVWKRHETLVKGDDESWPSYDKSHCYPLLIQITNYHK; from the exons ATGGATCCcacttcttcgtcttcttcatctcttAGATGGAGAATCCTTCGCAAAGCTCTGATCAATAGATCTG ATTCTCAATCTCAAGCTGAGATCAAGCGGGTTTCAAGGAAAGCAACTCAAGGTTTTAACTTGATTCCCTGTCAGTTGGTGGCTTCTGCTTTGGAAGATTCTCGGGAAGCATGCGTTTGCTACACAATTCCCATTCCTCCTTCTCCCAAACTCTATCTTAC ACAAAGAGTGGATAATTGCAGTGATCTCAATGACTTTGAGATATCTAATCGACACAACATTGATAACACAGGACTTGTCT GTCAGTGGCCCTCAGAAGAAGTTCTAGCTTACTTTTGCATGTCTCAGCCAGATCGCTTCAG AGGTAAAAGAGTCATTGAGCTTGGATCCGGGTACGGTTTAGCCGGTTTAGTTATTGCTGCTACAACTGAAGCATCAGAAGTGGTCATCTCAGATGGAAACCCCCAAGTAGTCAATT ATATTAAGCGTAACATAGAGTCCAACTCCATGGCGTTTAGCAACAACAGAAGCGTAAAAGCCATGGAGTTTCACTGGAACCAGCATCAACTCTCAGAGTTGACCAACACGTTTGACATCATAGTTGCGAGCGATTG TACCTTCTTCAAGGAGTTTCATAAGGACCTTGCAAGTATCATCAAGGTGCTGCTCAAAGCCAACGAACCCTCTGAAGCACTATTCTTCAGTCCTAAGAGAGGTGACTCTTTAGACAAGTTCCTCAAGGAGATTGAAGACATTGGTTTACACTACGTCTTAACTGAAAAATACGATGACCAAGTTTGGAAGCGCCATGAGACGCTTGTGAAAGGAGACGATGAATCTTGGCCTAGTTATGACAAGAGCCACTGTTACCCTTTACTTATTCAAATTACTAATTATCATAAATAG
- the LOC106370319 gene encoding protein FD-like yields MMSSAKHQRNHRISVTNKNKILNTVSSISSSSPSSSSSSLHSSQDSQEAQKSSLITMEEVWEDIHHLNRHSQHPQHNHEPRFRSHNHQNPDSIFQDFLNGPLNHEPTIPMGSSSNGHTTTVTALFSSSPLPPPATVLSLNSGAGFEFLDNQDPLVTSNLHSHNHLTDVPSFNTSLEDFTCFGKKRGQESNEGSGNRRHKRMIKNRESAARSRARKQAYTNELEIEVAHLQAENARLRRQQEQLRMAAANQQPKKKTLQRSSTAPF; encoded by the exons ATGATGTCATCAGCAAAGCATCAGAGAAACCATAGAATCTCTGTTACAAACAAGAACAAGATTCTCAACACTGTTTCCTCCATCTCATCCTCATCaccatcatcctcatcatcttctttACACTCATCACAAGACTCTCAAGAAGCCCAAAAGAGTTCTTTAATCACCATGGAAGAGGTTTGGGAAGACATCCACCACCTAAACCGCCACAGCCAACATCCACAACACAACCATGAGCCAAGGTTCAGGAGCCATAACCACCAAAACCCTGACTCCATCTTTCAAGATTTTCTCAACGGACCTTTGAACCACGAACCAACCATACCCATGGGTTCTTCCTCTAATGGCCATACCACCACTGTGACTGCTCTCTTCAGCAGTTCTCCTTTGCCACCTCCTGCGACTGTTCTGAGCTTGAACTCCGGTGCCGGCTTCGAGTTTCTTGATAACCAAGATCCTCTTGTTACCTCTAATCTGCATAGCCACAATCATCTCACAGACGTTCCTTCATTCAACACTTCTCTTGAGGATTTTACTTGTTTTGGTAAGAAAAGAGGTCAAGAGTCCAATGAAGGTTCAGGGAACAGAAGACATAAGCGTATGATCAAGAACAGAGAATCTGCAGCTCGTTCCAGAGCTAGGAAACAG GCTTATACAAACGAGTTAGAGATTGAAGTTGCTCACCTGCAGGCAGAAAATGCAAGACTCAGGAGACAACAAGAGCAG TTAAGAATGGCGGCAGCAAATCAGCAACCAAAAAAGAAGACACTTCAACGGTCTTCCACAGCTCCATTTTGA
- the LOC106347749 gene encoding protein MID1-COMPLEMENTING ACTIVITY 1, whose amino-acid sequence MSHSWDGLGEIASVAQLTGLDAVKLIGLIVKAANTAWMHKKNCRQFAQHLKLIGNLLEQLKISEMKKYPETREPLEGLEDALRRSYILVNSCRDRSYLYLLAMGWNIVYQFRKAQDEIDRFLKIIPLITLVDNARVRERLEYIDRDQFEYTLDEEDRHVQDVILKQESTREAASVLKKTLSCSYPNLRFCDALKTENEKLQLELQRSQEHYDVAQCEVIQRLIGVTQTVAEVDGGSEKELSKKASKKADRSVSHKTEYSYEEDPPVKSTSRAASRSTSSVTSGHEMLSRRASLHHEEWHTDLLACCSEPSLCLKTFFFPCGTLAKIATAATNRHISSAEACNELMAYSLILSCCCYTCCVRRKLRKTLNITGGFIDDFLSHLMCCCCALVQELREVEIRGAYGTEKTKISPPSSQFMEH is encoded by the exons ATGTCTCACTCATGGGATGGACTCGGGGAGATCGCGTCAGTAGCTCAGCTCACGGGCCTAGACGCAGTCAAGCTCATAGGCCTTATAGTCAAAGCCGCGAACACCGCGTGGATGCACAAGAAGAACTGCCGCCAGTTCGCTCAGCACCTCAAACTCATCGGCAACTTGCTCGAGCAGCTCAAGATCTCGGAGATGAAGAAGTATCCCGAGACTCGCGAGCCTCTCGAAGGCCTCGAGGATGCTCTGAGGAGGTCTTACATTTTGGTTAACAGTTGTCGTGACAGGAGCTATCTTTACCTGTTGGCTATGGGATGGAACATTGTTTACCAGTTCAGGAAAGCTCAGGACGAGATCGATCGGTTTCTCAAGATTATACCTCTCATCACTTTGGTTGATAACGCTCGTGTTAGA GAGAGGTTAGAGTACATTGACCGTGATCAGTTCGAGTACACTCTCGATGAAGAGGATAGACACGTGCAAGACGTTATTTTGAAACAAGAATCCACCAGAGAAGCTGCTTCCGTGCTCAAGAAGACTCTCTCTTGCTCATACCCTAACCTGCGTTTCTGCGATGCTCTCAAAACTGAGAACGAGAAGCTGCAGCTTGAGCTTCAGCGTTCCCAGGAGCATTACGATGTGGCTCAGTGTGAAGTCATTCAGCGTTTGATTGGTGTGACTCAAACCGTTGCTGAGGTTGATGGCGGCTCTGAGAAGGAGCTGTCCAAGAAAGCTTCCAAAAAGGCTGACCGTAGTGTAAGCCATAAGACGGAGTATTCGTATGAGGAAGATCCTCCCGTGAAAAGCACTAGTCGTGCTGCTTCAAG ATCCACTTCTTCTGTTACATCGGGGCATGAAATGCTTTCACGAAGAGCATCACTGCACCATGAAGAGTGGCATACCGACTTACTAGCTTGTTGCTCGGAACCTTCTCTTT GCTTGAAGACATTCTTTTTCCCGTGTGGTACTTTGGCAAAGATTGCCACTGCAGCAACTAACAGACACATCT CTTCAGCTGAAGCATGTAATGAGCTAATGGCATATTCTTTGATACTTTCGTGTTGCTGTTACACTTGCTGTGTAAGGAGGAAACTCCGGAAAACACTCAACATTACG GGAGGGTTCATTGACGATTTTCTATCTCATTTGATGTGTTGTTGCTGTGCTCTAGTCCAAGAACTGCGAGAAGTTGAGATTCGTGGGGCTTATG GTACTGAGAAGACTAAAATAAGTCCACCTTCGTCGCAGTTCATGGAACATTGA